A window of Glycine soja cultivar W05 chromosome 2, ASM419377v2, whole genome shotgun sequence genomic DNA:
AGCGGAAGGggtttggttttgttcattatcttcttcttctgatGCGAAAGTGAAGACTGAAGAGAAGGTAAGATCAATCCAATGCTGGCGCTACTTCAGAACTGCTCCATGCCCCTCGCACGTGCGGTACGCCTACCACCTCGCACGCACGTGCGACCTTGTTTCACTGCCGTGGGCTACGCATCCATTTCCCCACGTGCCAACTCCCAGTCTCAGGTTCTCCTCGGCTTGTCCGACAAGGAACTGCAACAACTTGCCCTTGACCTCGGTCAGGTAGTTTTTTCATCTTTTCCCATTCAATTCGACCCAAAGAGAGatataattcaaatttctcgtTTTTTTCTTCTCAGGCAACATATAGGGGCAAACaacttcatcattttttatacCAGAGGAAGCTCAGAGAAATTCAGGATTTCACTCAGTGTGGGtttatttcttttactatttttttttgtatttatatttcattCCCTTTAATTTACTTGGTTGAGACTTAACAATAatctatttgaaaaaatatttttcttatataaattaatttatctatCAAATTAAAAGTGATTTAAAACTTAACATATACCAACATGTCTTTAATTTGAGTAGATTGGAACTCAGATATTTAATATGGTAAAAGTATATATTTACTatgagaataataaaatttaactcttgaattattattttaaaatatattttgtatagcCTCCCGTTCTTTGAAGTTTCAAGGCCATCAAATATCCTAACAAAATGCTCTAAcagatgggggggggggggggggggttggatAGCATTATATAGTATTGTAAAGGAACTTCAATAAAATGAGCCCCCCTGTAAACCATAACGTGGTTCCGTCCCTGATTGCATTATGGTTTTTCTTGAATTGCAGTGCCTCAGGGATTTAGGAATACTCTAGAGGAAGCTGGATGGAAGGTGGGGCGCTCTCCTATTTTCGAAACTGTAACTGCAGCTGATGGAACTGTTAAGGTAAATTGTATAATCATAATTTGACAAGAcgttttaaattgtggttgtGGCTTggttgttatttattttgatgGTTTCTTGTTGTTTTAGTGGCCATCTTATGTTTTAAGATGTCCACATGAAAATGCAATGTTGATTATGTGGTTgagttttgaattattttggcaatggtttgagtgtttttttctttctttcttttggtgTTATACTTGGCACTTTCAAAAAAGTAAGATATTGACTTGCTCTTTAAGGAATGTGATTGTGGGTGTTTCCTTGGTTTCTTACTCTTCTTTGggttgtcatttgattttgcagTTGTTGTTGAAGTTGGAGGACAATAGATTGATTGAAACTGTTGGCATTCCAGTTATGGTTGATAAAGGCTTGACTCGCCTCACAGCATGTGTCTCATCACAGGTGTTTCGCTGGTTCCTGAACCATTAAATGATTATCTGTTGTTTTCGCTCTTTGCGGGAGTATTTGTATGGTTGATCTGGaaactaatttttgtttatgtgAAAATTTGTTCTGATGTTTCCATTGTTTTGTTATCACCATTTGTTTGGATATTAGGTTGGTTGCCCTTTACGCTGCTCTTTTTGTGCCACTGGAAAAGGGGGGTTTTCAAGGAATCTTCAGAGACATGAAATAGTTGAACAGGTCTGTGTCATATCTCATCTCATCCATGTTTGTCCATTAAAGCAGTTTGATGTTAGATTACCTGCATGGTTGATGAGATAGTCAGATAGATTCCTAGGTCTTCTTagattaatttaagaaaataaagagaagagaaaggaaaaagaatgtaaaaagtaaagataagaggCTTTGGATCATTATCATTGTGTTTAGGATTGTAAAAATTCTGAAACAAGCTTAGCTTTGTTTACTGCAAGACGGATAAAATTCATCTTATGTGAACAGGTCTTGGCCATTGAGGAGGTCTTCAAGAATAGGGTGACAAATGTAGTGTTTATGGGAATGGGTGAACCAATGTTAAACCTGAAGGCAGTACTTGAAGCACACCATTGCTTGAATAAGGTGAACAAATGACTGTGATATGTGACATTATTTCCTTCCAAATGCTTACTTTTGAGTTGCAACGGTATTCTATGAGATTGAGATATCAAACTTTCATGTAATATATTATATGAAGAACAAGGAGTGTTGTTTCAAGACTTTCCAAACTTACTTTATGCCACATGGGATGTGGAATGCATATGTAACTTATCTTCAATATAAGTGCATACAtgcaataaaattatatacataCATTGCTCTCCTTCAAAACCTGAAGAAATCATTGTGTCTGCATAATGTTTGTCCTTATTTCATTTTCTGCATTTCATTCTATTGCGATTAAGTATTATAATAAGTTTTGTCTGTAAGTATGCTTATGTAGAATGTGTTTCTTGTAGGATGTGCAAATTGGGCAAAGAATGATAACCATCTCCACTGTGGGCGTTCCAAATACAATAAAGAAACTTGCTTCTCACAAACTTCAATCTACTTTAGCTGTGAGGTAAATTACCTTTGATACGAATGAAATTTCGACTTGCCATTAATTTGAATCTTCATGTTAAGGTAGATGTAAGGTGGCAAAATGGCATTTGCACCAGTATTTAGACCTTTGGGCTGCCAGCCAGCCACAGTAGCTGGCACCCTATATGATTATAATGTGCTGcagttcttttcttttgtttgagaGGCGAAGGTGATGTGTCAGGTTCATTTTgacaaaacaaatttaaattaccTCATGTCCCTGGTGAAGAAATTTCTAGTTCTGCATCttgaattttcatattattaggTGTTAATCAATGCAACTTCATAACTTCTTCAAGTTggggataaaatttaaactttcatCAGCCTGTGTATCTTTTGTTCCATTGCCTTGTAATTTTCTCCAGAACCTAAATTTCTATTAAGTCAGTTGAAGATATAAACCTTAAAATAGAATTGATCTTTTTATCATCCCCTTTTTTTAGTAGAATGTTTGATAATCTCTTGCTAATTGATCTCTCTCCCACCTGGttcaaaatacataaataaataaataaattccttGCCAATGATTTTGGATTTGTGGCTGCAGAGTATAGCATTATTTGGTTCCTGTGTATAATTTCAGATAGCTTTTTAATGGATTCTTTCAGATGCATATATGCATATTATAGTATGTGAGTTTTCTTTTGTACTTTGCATCAGCTTACATGCTCCTAACCAGAAACTTAGGGAGACAATTGTTCCAAGTGCAAAATCCTACCCATTGGATGCACTTATGAGTGACTGCAGAGAATACTTTCAGCAAACTAGTAGGCGGGTTTCCTTTGAATATGCACTTTTAGGTATTGAAAGTTCCAATATATACTATTTCCTTTTCATACAAAAAGTTTGGTGGAATCCTTATAATGCACATGGCACTTTCTTGGCATTATGTTTGAGCAGCTGGAGTGAATGACTCAGTAAACCATGCATTAGAGCTTGCTGAATTACTCCATCGATCGGGCAGCGGATATCACGTCAACTTGATACCTTTCAATCCAATAGAAGGCTCCGAGTATCAGCGTCCTTCCAAGAGAGCAGTATGttgactttcttttcttttgttcatttaaaACAAGATTTAGTTCATGGCTTGAGTGATCTTTGTAACTTTTGATGTTTAATCCAAAGTTCCTCGTTTGGTAGGTGCTTGCATTTTCTGGTGCTTTGGAGTCCTCTAAAATAACTGTTAGTGTACGTCAAACCAGAGGACTGGATGCAAATGCAGCTTGTGGTCAGCTACGGAATAAGTTCCAGAAAACTCCTGTAGTCACCGACCCTTTTGATCTTGCAGTCACAGACACTTCTATGCCATACAATAACAAGTTTGCAGTAAGCAGTTGATGAGCCAAAGATGAGCATGTATCTATTACCAGTTGTGGAGTGATAAAGGTGTTTACTGTTGCTGCATCAGTTGTAATATCAACTTGCCATCTGAGAAATTGTGGACAGACACCTATTTGCTTGTTGTCAATTTTGCTGGACCATGCAGGCCTGAGAGCCTACAGTAGGGGTTAGGCCTATACTAAGTGATTAGGGGTCAAGTGGTAGAGATTTTCTTATGGTTTGGACCTCTTTTGCTTGGTATATACTGTTGTTGCAACTATTGATCCCAGCTTGTAAAAATCCTACTGTTTACACTTTGTAAAATACTATGTCAATCAATTAGAAATCACCACACAtggtatttaaatttattattattacaaaagtcAACAATCTTActaataataattcataattgaataataatataatttttttttcatagttaattgaatttctgtttttattattattgtgaaaACCTACATGATTTTAGTTTGATTTGGTAAGTTGAGTGGAATACATCTtgagattaaaaatttaaattatcatcTTTTTTTAAAGCGAAATAATTTCCATGCGTACTCTATTTACTAAAGTCGAAAGTCTTTCTAATTTTGTTATACATGTCTTGATTTGCTTTTGTATTAAATCAacacatatttttctttaattaatatttaaattctttcaattaataACTGACATAATTAGATTTTAAGAATCAtcacaaaaaaatgtattaatttaaattttaggattttcttaaaaatctatggctttttaaagatatttttattttaatttgtcttttgttgctaattgttaataaattaatagtataccaattaaattaatctttttgaattattttaatttcattttcaatattttatattaagaaaatatttgggtatattaaaaatttaaatcaaatcataaatgttaaaatatCCCTCCTATCAAgggattcaatttttttgtacctttttttttacctaattcCAAACCTTATCGATCATAATTTATAGAGAACGTGCTAATatattgtacaatttttttaacgtTAACAATTATCTTGTATCTGGTATATTTGATCCGATTAAAAGaaggatttttaaaaaaaataaaaatcagaatcattatttttaaaaggattTAATGTGAAATTGACTTGgatttgcaaattatttccgtTAAATCAGAATCTGTTACATTGGATTCACAATTTATTcccataaatcaaattaataacaaatattttttttacggaataacaaatataacttattgccttaaataaaatctattttgactattattattatttgtattattttaaattaactagttccaaaaataaacttaatacTACGTGTTGATAATCATTTTTTGTCATATTATCTGATTAAAATTTACACCAAATATGATTTATAAGAACatctaatagaaattaaattaaatttacataaaaatatgtataaaaattacaaaatattacttaagaaaaaaaagttataaaatcacatgattaaaaaatgtattcattaaatgtatttttttaaaatttgtaaaaaaagaagaagataaattgatagaaattaagaataaattaaacgATAAAATCTGTGATAGGTGTTATCCGAAGTTTGTGAAACAATGTTATTTTGTCATGTGAATTCCAAACCTGTCGTTGGATtccttaatttataaatatagattattatagatttaaattactactaatatattttcaaatttactaATTTTCAAGCAGGTTTATGTTCTAATTAGCACGtgagaaacaaataaaatactatACGAATAAACAAATGATTATTTAAACAAGACGACTAAAGGGTGAGTTGAGTTGGTCTTGATCCTAGCTAGGGTTTAAAAGCAGCTTGCTCTCCGTAGACAACGAATCaaagtcttcttcttcttctttctattcCTCACTCAAGGTAAAATCACTTTCTTATTCTCAATTTCTCAATGTTATTGCGTGCTTTTCCGATAACAATCTTTGAAAAGGATTTAATTAAACGCGTTCCAATTTGCCTATGATTATTCTTAGTTCTTTCATTGTTCGTTAGGGTTAGGGATGCGTCGGAACAGCCCTGCATACTACAGTCCTCCGCGGCGAGGATACGGCGGTGGTGGccgaggaggaggaggaggaggaggaggaggagggtcCGGCAGGAGGGGGTTCGGTGGAGGCAGGCGCAGGGACAGCAATGGGAGCCTCTTGGTTCGTAACATTCCCCTCGATTGCAGACCCGAGGAGCTTCGCGTCCCTTTCGAGCGATTTGGACCTGTTCGTGACGTTTACATACCCAAGGATTATTACTCTGGGTGAGTCACTCACTCATCTCAATTAAGAGTTTTTTTAGAACAACTAGGGTTTATTACAAATTAAGAGTTGTTTAGAGAAAGgttgtgctttttttttcaaactgaaGGGAGGTTGTTGAGTAGTTGATTGTTTCAGGGTGTCGAAGCGCTGCTGGGTGCAGATGTTAGCCTTGATTTTGATTTAGGtcatgtttggataaacttctcaacAATCACTTTAacgagaagaaaataagaagatgaaatgaaataagctTATGTGTAAGTTAAAATCAGCTTTTGGAGAAGCTAAACAAGAGAGCTAACTTATGAagaagtttatttcatttttttttctttttatttttttctcttataagtgCTTATGAGAAGTTTAACCAAATAGAcctaagtgtttttttttcttaaattttggaTTGTTGAATTGATCTTGGACTGGTTTGTCAGGGGGTATGTTTGTTTGAAATTGTTCAAGTTAAAACAAGACCAAGCCCCAAGTTTGAAGAGGAGATCTACTCACTCTTTTAACAAATTGGTCCTCAAGTTTGTTAGTTCATACTTCAAACCAagagaaattatataattaaacaacACAATGAATGCAAGATTGGTTGGTTGGTTCTTGTCCCAATTGAAGGCTTCGTGAGGAGGTTTTTTTAGTTTGTGGTTGTGAGAGCTTTGTGCTCAAGTGCTTCTTGTAAGTACAACGAGAGAGTGTTGAAGAATTTTTGAAGTCTCTTCCATTTACTATTGAGTGCAAGTAAAGGAAAGGCCCGGTCACAACTAAGCTTTGGATTTTTAGAGGATTTAGTAAATTCAGCCACCACTGCTGTGTGCATGTTTCAAGTGTGTAAAGAAAGCATATTCTACAATCTGTCTctgccaatgtttttctagtagtgttggAATGAAGCTTCACTTTTTTCCTCATACAGAGAACCTCGAGGCTTTGCCTTTGTGCAGTTTGTGGATCCTTATGATGCCTCAGAGGCACAGTACCATATGAACAGACAGATTTTTGCTGGAAGGGAAATATCTGTAGTTGTGGCTGAAGAGACGAGAAAAAGACCAGAGGAGATGCGCCACAGGACTAGTAGGTTAAGgtatttcttttgctttttcatcCGTGTCTGCTCCAATCATGTGATGGAATACAAAACTTTTAGTTTAACTGTTTccctttaaatatatttatattggttTTTCATTTTACAGAGGACCAGCGGGCTATGGAGGGCAAAGGTCTTCTCGTTACGGTAatgtcaattttaaaatatataaccgTGTTAGATTTAAAGTTCCGTTCCACCTGCAATTGtaatgcatttttttcttctgtcaCATCAGAACTTCTATTCTTGTTGGTTGAATATGAGAATGAAATTATAGTTTGAGGGATGGCTATTTTCTTATCTGATTGAATTGATAATCTGATCATCTTTGTTTTGCTGATTAGCATCAGATATCTTCAAAAGATTGTTCCTTTGTCCTGATTCTGTATGGTTCCGATAATGAATCTAAAGTCtagattatttcttattttagtcGGAGTTAGCTTCAGTGGATTTAAGCCCtatatttttaatgtgtttttttgtAGTTCTGTAGCAAGACTTAGTACCCTTAAGTTCTATTGTCATATTGATTGCTCCAGTTATTAATTGTGAGGATTTCTGAGCCTATATGAAAAATTCCtgtctttaatttaatttacatgcTGGGTTTAGTTAGCTTACTGAAAACCATTTTAATGAGTTGAA
This region includes:
- the LOC114398386 gene encoding uncharacterized protein LOC114398386, with the protein product MLALLQNCSMPLARAVRLPPRTHVRPCFTAVGYASISPRANSQSQVLLGLSDKELQQLALDLGQATYRGKQLHHFLYQRKLREIQDFTQLPQGFRNTLEEAGWKVGRSPIFETVTAADGTVKLLLKLEDNRLIETVGIPVMVDKGLTRLTACVSSQVGCPLRCSFCATGKGGFSRNLQRHEIVEQVLAIEEVFKNRVTNVVFMGMGEPMLNLKAVLEAHHCLNKDVQIGQRMITISTVGVPNTIKKLASHKLQSTLAVSLHAPNQKLRETIVPSAKSYPLDALMSDCREYFQQTSRRVSFEYALLAGVNDSVNHALELAELLHRSGSGYHVNLIPFNPIEGSEYQRPSKRAVLAFSGALESSKITVSVRQTRGLDANAACGQLRNKFQKTPVVTDPFDLAVTDTSMPYNNKFAVSS
- the LOC114398396 gene encoding serine/arginine-rich SC35-like splicing factor SCL30, translating into MRRNSPAYYSPPRRGYGGGGRGGGGGGGGGGSGRRGFGGGRRRDSNGSLLVRNIPLDCRPEELRVPFERFGPVRDVYIPKDYYSGEPRGFAFVQFVDPYDASEAQYHMNRQIFAGREISVVVAEETRKRPEEMRHRTSRLRGPAGYGGQRSSRYGRSRSRSVTRSRSPPYHSGSRNRYRSRSYSPAPRRQSDYSVSPRRQAEHPRSPRGPPRERDGEQKRRSYSPAYGNGIEQNQSNGYAEKSMYKSDADRGQWKSSRSPPGSRSRSAELSPRRGR